The region AGTCCAAGGCCCCTGAGTACAGGTACCCCCAAGTGTACACAAtctgtcatagggggtacgtgatTAAAAAATCAAAGTGACTACATTGAAAACTACTAGACtaggatatacagtaaataggccagcagtcaggagcctccatgcattaccACAAATTAAAAATGCAGAGCACCCTCATGCAGCCCCTCAGACAGAGAAACCGTCTCATAAATAATGCGCAATATATTAAATTTCTCAATCTCACCCTTCACATTAAAGTTGTagcaagttattttttatttttttaccttgtctgcacatgctgtcaaaggtcaacactacaagaagtgaaatctttttatgacagaaatgcatgttttgttatttcaattaaataaatgaatttattttagtgcataattgtgaccatcactagccctccctatggaagggtaagaaacactttattatcgggaggatataaaaagagagggcagtgttacactgaggtgagggggtggtgggggagggggaagggaacagggaggagagactcaaggtggtaaatagaaagggtggggaggaattgattattttaaagtgagagtgagatgtgaagttgtagtagaacatattgtgcttattgtgtgaTGTACTTAAGCCAGtctagtgacaagtgtgaagcttagctataatggtggtggctgtagACAGATGGAGGAAGtaagtggtaatacctaaagcaagTATTTGGGATCAAAATGTCTAagattaagcccagtatgagttttatcccacatcccaagtcagtagaccagtgtatgtgcaaaaaccgccactgcaaacccaagcgctggcCCGGGCCCGACGATggagccaggccagcagaaagagcagggGCCAAGAAGTCGCAGGTCACCACCCcatggccgagcaaccccccagacccccccaagatcccaagccgagcgGCAGCCACCATATTcacatccgagaaagccccaaggagccgaggacccagcgcacaccgccaccgaccccaacccccaaccccaaagCCCTCAGCCAATGTCCACCTCCCACCCGCACCCACACCTCTGCACCAACCCCCCAAGGGGAGGATCCAGaaagccccccgcccgagaccctagcagaggagccaaggcccacacccagcagacagCCAGAGctgcgccgaacaggcagccagcgggcaaccgccggcgggcccagagccagcagggaccggaccttAGGCCGGAAGGACCCAGAATAGAAGAAGCACCGGAGGGAGCCCGCCCAGGAACGACGACTACATCCCCAGCTGCCTAGGGCACCGAGGGTACGCTACGAGTCACCCTGCCAGCCCTCAGGCACACTGACCGAGCCTCCCAGAGCGCCCCCCCAGGGCCACCTCGCTCCGCACCCGCAGGCATACAAGGGTGCGGCCCACGCCACCCACCCCGGAAGACCCCTGCCAGGACCGTCCCAGCCAGCTGGCCAAGCCTGCCGGACCCCAAGAGCATCCACCCCCGGGACCGGGAACTCCCAAGGGCGAGTTGTATTTCATAATTTCAGGGTGATTAATTGTTGTATTACTAtaatatgttcaatcaacaaatgtttggcaGATTCATTTAGATTGGTTTATTACTGAAAATAACAGTACCCTAATCAATTTATTAAAGCGAaaaagtgataattctgaataagatgtttccTTGTGTGCttagaaattattattattacgtttTTCATTAcgtattattcctcaacaggaaaGGTAAAATTCAGGGAAAAGTGACTccactgtatatgacattacattatcatgttttttaagtgtgcaggagtggGGGCTACATGGCTACAtgttaaatgtctgaaagagTACgcgactgtgaaaagtttgggaaccactgtgttaGAGGAACAGCGGGAATTCTACACTGCCATGTTTGAGTTTTTTGGGACTGGATACAGTAACAATGGtgggaaaaaatgctgaaaagTTCATTCAGTGTTTAGTGGAAACACTCCCACACTCACTGCTCCGTGGTCGACATCATTCTATGTAGAACGGGTGTAGGTATAAGATGTGCTATCTCTACCTGAAACCacccacacaccacacacacacacacacacacacacacacgcgtagACCTACATCTTCACATCTGGCTATGTGACATGAACATCCGTGCAAAGGCACATTTGTGTTTAATATTATGTTAGGTGTGTGCGTGGGGGGTTGATCAGGgcttgtgttgtgttttgttgtgtctTGGCTCTGATAGAGAATGACAGTTTGTGGGTGGCTCCACTCGAGAATATCTAAGTCATCTGCGTCTGAATTGATCCTCCTTTTGTAATTTTCTCGGTATTTCTCAATCAAACCTTTGACAGATTCTCAGCTTTCTAAGTATGTGAAGGAATAAAGTATCACATGATCCACCAGACCATTGCTATTGGTCAacagagatggacaactttaatcacagcaaGGACCACAAAAATGTACTTCTTTGATCCGatggtcacattatcaacattcatgtcagaaaattagaaaaataaccaatctgagcattaatacgggATACAACAGAAAggtttatgtgtatttttgtttattttgtatattcttcttataatttgtttttatgtcGTATTCCgaggggttttttttgtcttttttctgtttttgttgtcattttgtatattttaccctcattttatttgttgtcattttagtgtttttttagtcattcttgtgtgtttgttgtaattttgtatattttacccacattgtgtatttttgttataattttaatgttttttttagtcattcttgtgtgtttgttgtaattttgtctgtttttgttgttattttgtatattttacccacattttgtgtatatttgttatcATCGTGTACTTGTATTTTATCTACTTACACCTTGAAAGTCTTGCATGTTGGTCAATACCACAAAATCTTTCTTTCATATAATGgttttgatagttttttttttttttcctgattatttacatGAACAGAATCTGGTTGCCATGTGTAGTTATTCCTGAGGAAATTGGCAACCAAAAGTGGTATCATTCCCTATACAGTCTGTACATTATCCTGTAAATTTTCTCTGTAGTTGTATTGTTTTCTATCTTTGTGATGTACCGACACCcaccaaaataataatgtctTAAGGACTGCTAGAGGACATTCAGGTTCACAGATATCCTTGAAAGCAGGACATAACAGGAAAACAGCTGCcatcaaattaaaagtaaaaaataataatgacaataatgaaatggaaataaaaccaCAATCACAGACAACTGGTTAgtaaaaatgtgtatattttacAGATTTCCACTGAAGCATGGTCATTGTTgtattcatatacagtatagtaaATATAGAGCTTTTATAAATCAAACATGAagataaaacagtttttatatGAAGGAGTATCAGTCAGTATATGTGTTATTTCCATTAACTGGGTTTAATTAATCTACCAAATAACTAGCCCAGTAATTTCCAAACTTGTGCCAACAAGGACACAACttatgctatatatatatatatatataattttttttttttttttaaatgactcaGCAATCAACAATGGTCTACCTACTGACCAAGAGGAATAAAATCGTTCCTATATGTCTATGATTTAAAAACCCACGTAGATGGCTGGAGTCTCGGAATCTGTAAAATAGGGAATAAGTTCAGCTCTCAGGAGAGAGAATAATGCATATTCAGCAATGAGCCTTTTATCTTGCAGTCTTCAGGTCTCCGTAGAGGTCTTTTGGGCTTTTCTGTCTCAGTTGCTGAAGTAGGTGAGGAAGAAGGAGGAAAACCATGAAACAAATGTGCTAATCTAATCCCAAACTGTAAATACCAGATTAAAGGTTAATATCAGATTACCTGGTAATGGTCATTAGCATCTCCTCTGGCTGTATGAGACATAGGAGGATACCCATCTGACCCTGTCAGTAAATGCAAAGCTTTGATTAACACCAAAGTAATCACATTTGAACAAAACTTGACAAAGTGTTTGTGCATAAATATGTTGATGTCCTCTCACCAATCATTCTAACCTTGTGTTGCCAGCTTTACCAAAGTCTAAAGTTGTGACAATATGTCGCTATTATCAATgggtttgaaaaaaataacctcttccccaccccttccattttccctaccctgactccctcttccctgttcccttccccctcacccaggtgaaacactgccctcttgttttatatcctccctataataaagtgtttcttacacCTCCTTAgggatggtcacaattatgcaatagaataaattcattcatttaattccaataacaaaaaatgcattgctgttcatgtagtgttgaccttcaacagcatgtgcagacaaggcaaaataatataaatataaataataacttAAAGTCATAGTGAATAGTAATATGATAGTAATATTAGCTCTACTGACCACGGTAAAGACGCCtgacattaaatgtaacacttgATGGAGGAAATTAAGAAATATTGAACTTTTATTGTGTTGTTGAGTTGTTTTTGATGGTTGTTGTTAATCATGTTgattaaaactgttttatttaccAGTACAAATATTTTCATACTTAGTGTTTCCATATAGTCTTACAATAATTATTATACCGTTATTAGAAAGTGCACAAataatcttaatttattttcttttttgatagaataatgttttttgttgcttttctttcttctttcaaaCTTACAATAAATTTGATTTaatgattacatttattttactaacttttaagCATGAATCTACCGTCCAATACAATCAAAATGGatacaatacaattaaaatgtaaagcTAATACAAGCTAAATTTTCTACACcgtcaaagtttttttttttttttttttcaatcctaCAGTATTAGCAAAAACGGCTATGCTAAAGGTAACTTGCTTTTAAAACCCAACAAAATTCTATTTCTTAATACCTAATATATCGATATAAACGCATTCCAAGAAACGTTTCATATTCTATGCACCACTTGTATTATGTTGACCATTGGCATTTATCTTAATCAACTGTCTATATTGCTGACTATGTAGCGTTCAGGATGACAAGGACAGACACACTAAACAGGCTACAAAAACAGTGCGTATTACGTTTCCTGTTGGGGGGGACAGAAGTTCCGCGAGTTGGATTAGCCACGATGTAAACGCCCACTCCAATGATGATGGTAACCACCACGTCTCCTATGGTTATTCCTATGATGGAAGCCATATCCATCTCTATGCAGTTGTCACACGCtggaaacaaaagaacaaatgcAAACACAGTTGTTTCACATCTGGAAATGCCACAGATATTTATCAATAAGAAGGAAAACGTACAACAACATCATAATTCAACAACTCAATTCCTCaattgtcatttgcacatttgttgtttttcttctgttgttgttgttatttttctaatttatggATGTCTACATTTCACACCGGCTATACCGCATGTCAATGCCCAATCtagttagatctctgaagctaagcaggtctggacctggttagtagttggatggaagACAGTCGCTTCAGTGGTATCtgccattgtgtccttgggcaaggcacttcacccacattgcctagcaTGAATGTGTTGGTGGTTTTCGGAGgagcactatggcagccttgcttccgtcagtctgccccagggcagctgtggctacaatgcattattattattattattattattattattattattattattattattattattattattattattattattatcctatgttagtatttatttttgttctgcttttatactgtgttgctgcaaaagTGAATTTCCCATCAGGGGACTAATAAAgttgtattctattctattctatcattttcttttctattctattttttccttttctattCTTTTCTATTTCTAAACCTTGAATAATAAATGAGCTGTTGATacttggaagaaaaataatctcCGCCGTTGTTTTCTGTTgccttcctttaaaaaaaaaacaactaaaagttGATTTTAAATTGTGACACAAGACACAACACACTGGACTTATGAAATGATGAGAACCCACTGCACACATGGCTTcatcaataaataacatttgttaCTTTTATTTGTCtctgcaaaatggccacaacgcaTATAAACAAAACTATGACCAATTTCAGgttaaacacacaaattgagagTCATTGACAtgatttggtaacactttataacaACTATCATCTATAAAGGGTAAATAATGGTAAATAGATAGTTAATTAGCCTTTAGTTAATAGTTATtgttaacaaacaatgaaatgatagtaaataatgttttttaatgatttgtaatgctataattcatgttttataaACAGTTTATTGACGCACACATTATTACATATGATACACTTTATAAAGTGGTTGTTAATGATTAACAAAGGATTAATAAACCTTGATAATGGTTTATAAATTTTTTATGAAGTATCTATTATCATTAATTGGATGTTATTATAAAGTTGGAACTGAAGATTACAATCCCTTACTAACATGATGTTTTAGATAGATATTTAATACTTTACTAATGGTTAATAATTGGTTTATAAACCATCTACAATCATTATCTGGATGGTTATTGTAAAGCTGGAACAGATGTGTATAATACTTTGTAAATGGTTGATAAACATTGTGTAGAGCATCCATAAACATTAGTTGGATGGTCattataaagttgaattgatgtttataaaactttaacaattgctttatacaagctttataaaccatttaaatatatgttaatcAATAGCATAGAGTTGCAACTAATTCTTGTAATATTTATAACTAATGAAGATAATCTGGTTATGATAGAGTGGCattacaaatcattaaaaacaatatgaaCTATCATTTCATTGTTAACAGTAAATGCCCATTAAATAAAGGTGAATTAATTATCTCTTTACCATTATTTACCTTTTATAGATGATGGTTgttataaagtgttacccatgATGTATAATAATTAGATGTGAACATAAGCCAACAATGTTGATGTAAGGAACATTATTTTTGACTTACTGCGAAACTTCACAAAAATCTTGGCAGTGACGTGTTTGCTGTCGCTGACACATTGGTACTCCCCGGAGTTCTCGTCTCTGTAACCGAGCTGCTTGTTTGGTTCCCCTGTTTCAAACTTACTGTTGCCTGGACAACTGAGCTTAATTCCATCAGATAAGTTATCCACATTAATCTGTCCACCTTTTTGTGATGCTGAGGAACAAACAAAGATAAGGACAGAACGCAGAGTCACACACGCACATTCACCAAATTCACTTTTTCACAATTAGCTTAAATGTTCTCACGCGTTTGCAAGAAAACCCGGAGAACAACACACGTAAACACAGGAAGAACATTGAAACCCCAAACAGAAAGGACATTTCTGATCAAACTGTAACATTTGACAGTGCATATTTTACAAGaaacattcattgttattaataaaaaaaaataaaaaaaactggtaaataTAATCAAAGTAATCCCTTTGGTTGTTTCCTGTCAGTTCTTACCTGTCAGCGTCAAAAGCTGCAGAAAACAAAGTATCCAAACATAGATCATTGTGTAGGTGGTTCTCCAGGTTCTCCAGGTTCTGCAGGAGATTAAGAAAATagttttggtcattttaaatgaaactgTTTTGCCTCAGATCAGATATTTAAGTTTTGTTGAGTTAACAACCTcagagaaaaacactgtttttgttggtattcaaaataaatatccATACAGGTCATAGTTTTATAGAACTATATAAAATTAccaaaagaaaatgacaatttcattgtaaaataaaaagcatttaTGACATTTATTTGATGAACTGACCGTGAATTGAAGCTCAGTGGTTCTTTCCTTTTGTCTCAGTGTGCATGTGTTCGCATAACAaggaagtgtgtgtgattggtTGAATTTCCATCCCAGTAGAGGCTTTTTTCATCTGCAAGTTTTAATGTCTCTCTCAGTGATCTGGACTTTATTTACTAAATATAAGAAACTTCagcatttacacaaaaaaaaaaacatgttggaaTGTAGATTATTTGGTCAAAACTACGACAGTTAAACTTTTGTTTAACTTACAAAAGCACTTTATGGCTATATGAAACTTGTGAAGTGGTTACTTTTTACGACTTCACAAAgccaaaataagtaaaaaaaaaaaaaaaaaaaaatagaaatcacatatgtaaaagaaaaaaaaaggaaaaacaattatgtatttaaatatttaagttttGGTATGGAGCTCTGTTACAATCACCGTCTCAGGGACAatgttttaagttattttataatctttTCTACTAAAATATATCAATTCCCAAAATATGATCTCTTTGTTTCAGTACTATATACTTATAGTTATTTTTCTGCACAAATGTCTACCTAAGTTAACCAACAGTCGTGTTCAGGGAGAGAACCCATAACATTTTGATACATTAGCACACATTAACaacttgtgtttgttttctttttgttacaAGAGCTTCCCAATGTTAGCTCAGGtgtagctttttattttttagatatttcATAAGAGTGCATCCACACGTCGAcctatttatttttccttatcTTAAATTATACTACTACAGTGCCCgtctgaagtatgtattcatatagtgggagcttaagtgtgagttatggccaaatgagtatgcgTGTGAAGGTTGGATagacaaagaggtgtacatactctgtagtgttataaaggggtgtacaaagtaaaatagtgtgtgtgatttccatgGTTTAATTATATGGAACATGcacatgatgaatgtgtttgttgtttttttcactcattttcatatttttttggtttggtgtatttttctgtaatgtatgtttttaggtgtcattatgtgtttttttttgtatctttctattGGCTTTTTGTACACTTTTTTGTAGTTATAGTTTTTGGTCGCCATAGTAGTGTGactctggagtcattttgtgtatttttctacattttttggtGCGGACTATTTTGACTCAACACAGGAAACCTCACCCGGCCCGAACACAAAAAGGATTGACAGATTGAtcgttttttcttttgtcatcttgtatataaatatttagttttgtgtattttgactcattttcatatttttgttttcgttcggtgtatttttctgtaatctctgtattttggagtcattttgtgtgtttttggagcatttttgtatatatgtttgtgcatttctgttgtcgttttgtgtactttttgtataaatattgtttagtttcttgttttattttgccCATTTAGTATAGTTTTATTATAACTACCTTGTGTGTGGTGAGGGCATGTTTTgagacgtgtgtgtgcatgtgtgcgtgtgtgagactCGCTACTCCTGGTTGCCGTGtgggactctctccatctcctccgtgggttctctctcacacatgcATCAGACGCGCGCATTAacatactccgtcacaggttgttgaaatgcgtgtgtctcacgcccaatgtgtgagacttaagagagagaaaaaacaaacccaGAAGTATCACGACGCGATCAAAACTGGGAACCATAatctcaaaacaaaatgaaaataaccgTTTTGCAACACATAAATAGCTTTTAGCAGCACAAAATTGTTTTctaatattgactttttttgtggactggagggtcttcttctactattattagaggttgtaaatgaacagattggtgcgctagcgccccctcacactgaggtcaaaaactgaataggtttcatttctgggtAAACATGAATGTCCCGTCCGagctaaataaaatacaaataaacgtTTTTAAGTTCAAaataatgcatgcacacactcaaccTATGTGCAAGCAGTCAAAAAaatttcaggtcgaacagacaccttgtcggggagaaatttgctccacaaacacactcacccgcacgcagaacttccttgatttattaaAGAGACATGGAAGAAAATTGCTTTTAAAGAGTGAGCACTAAGCCTTTAACATGATAGTGATTACCGGTACTGATTgtctgaaatctccaaaatataAGGTATATTACATGTATCTGAAGGCTAAAAGTTgttataaatgactccaaagacatttcttacacAAATTAGAATCGACGTTTTATTATCCAGCTTTAGATCTATTAACTAAAGTGTATTATTGTGATGAGTTGTGAATTGCCATTTGGACAGCGTTCCCACAATCCAGGGTCAGATCCAAACACTTGCCTTCCCTCTGTCTCTTAAGCCTTTAGTGCTGCGATGTCATCAGTATTATCATCAATATTATTCTTAGTTTGCTAAATTCTACAGCAGCTTGGTAGCTAATGAGCACACCTACATGTGGTTTAGGAACATGTCAGCACATTTGCAAGCTGAGTTAACTTCCAAACATAGCAGCAGAATTGACTTGATGCCAATCCTGGCGAGAGTTGGCCATTCTTGTTACTGGTGCAGGGTTAGGCCTAACTGGTCTGTTAGCTCATGCTAACTGCTAGGggtattgaaaaaaattgattgggcgatatattgcgatattaaatCACGCGATTCTCgaatcgattcaaaatgcatccatattgtttttgtatttttttatttttaatctttatttaaccagggaaGTCTTTTCCACAGCAGGAGACATCGTAACTgaacaaagaagtgctgaaacctgggcatgttgaccagcttgtgatttttcaataaaatctacaaagaaagtactaactttctgcatttatttgttgttctaggcatatacctcagttaagttgcattaaagccatgttgcactaaagtcaaagttgatggcacatggcatgttaaagccaatgttttgagggtaaaatatgccaataaaatatatttatatacataatGTTATCATGAGAGTGTAcatatttacagattagttgtca is a window of Gouania willdenowi chromosome 13, fGouWil2.1, whole genome shotgun sequence DNA encoding:
- the LOC114474898 gene encoding T-cell surface glycoprotein CD3 epsilon chain, with amino-acid sequence MIYVWILCFLQLLTLTASQKGGQINVDNLSDGIKLSCPGNSKFETGEPNKQLGYRDENSGEYQCVSDSKHVTAKIFVKFRTCDNCIEMDMASIIGITIGDVVVTIIIGVGVYIVANPTRGTSVPPNRKRSDGYPPMSHTARGDANDHYQQLRQKSPKDLYGDLKTAR